The following are encoded in a window of Megachile rotundata isolate GNS110a chromosome 2, iyMegRotu1, whole genome shotgun sequence genomic DNA:
- the LOC100883831 gene encoding protein FAM135A isoform X3: MSDLQATLEFSLELCKFYNVDLFQRGYYQIRTALRVSPKLPVKVEVNQLRNHSLEAPGTSKRFQILYRNEEVTLGTSVLFRAHVLVHSHKIEEVLSRTHFNLGVELWFSEPTQPGNMACVSSRALQLNFAPTKGLHYHLPVLFDYFHLAAVSMTIHACLVALHQPYINAPRGGKPWLQFKQSAANGDNNAGLGNIETTTRCVGSATRIQHAKLVQQEVIRLLLAARESLLNDLADLARLLPSCQQRALELAQNTHKEITKMMDTEETDIAQLCAQNIVLWQHFLEAFSGREAVHQHLARIHHQLRVKRFAEGFFVLENPRTSAWGCYDANYQSYQAVSEAARRSRYLASLPPLPVHCPELDGDLHSLPLIFEDQYVDMKQRHRNSGKYQNDEKIPGMDDCSCGIAAILESRSMGIWSPRSEGAAQDIGSIQGRLTLTPSTLPARHSKSLDQLGPDIAPVQPRTSPKTLPRSVSTQLFPRQRGGTRNVTPPATVPSRGRQRSTAQSGNTLFPPSGQQACSAPNPSLGSTPVVPLPRAKSTQMLVLPRQQIDPQNTSITSLLAAMFPELPPGGQLPGYRPSNKCEQTLTVPTFVATVDHGQTDCWNESKTSNVIEDYHSLDTRRIRLEPRSHRIATRQPLQPVSNDQNNFLSNKSSVNGDSFLPEQQPLHTATLDRVTYRGNSRKQTHQSGGKYNQSNGLESRRYHTIGKTGGSHNQRNREVQDSMNGGGLPNSHSMISDPLYKRTNYTSTTTDSFFYRTNGTSGRTHGVTERPRRPKSTERLLDEVDRNEYCDVRRERPRRREERPAVKSPRNGVAPCYEDKRRRPQSEEKRTEVTNEMFYKVMTAMSEPKRRRDRHGRRPHSAPVLDIDHPNEENRKCSHRNRKTAPPPPAYQDPAVAPLPKYRHPPPVPITSVLEVENNNKIILKVEPIKSPVEASATNGTTPSDTSSAGAPPPNVKRLRCASVPVAQNKVVVPRSAVSLPCMPIRDSKDSLSNNLPVIPNPLSPPSSRPSSPTTSSSSSNLTSECSGWVSSGDTSSSEQRRNAKLSSEQLRQKLSKIVPRKERPTPTKESVEEHSYEEVRLPPPKMFQDEPPPPEEFRDPPAIIDNPLYHVYETVKPVRSPKQTKTAPCSPQKNRDRERDRDRETAYGVRDICLDCYQEGKDLLQSTQDDAVNFKKCKEEFKRQMSFSGKIYRERKEAQLRFHKRAHSLGYGDLLTPSSVKPLRSNVPLSDYPTLASTMPYFHISNEYRLFSPEGAHLIICVHGLDGNPADLRLVKTYLELSLPGAHLDFLMSERNQGDTFSDFDRMTDRLVAEILHHIETSGLNPTKVSFIGHSLGTIIIRSALTRPQLRPLLPRLHTFLSLSGPHLGTLYNTSGLVNAGMWFMQKLKKSESLLQLAMKDASDVRRSFMFRLSQKSNLEKFKHVLLCGSAQDRYVPLHSARIELCKAAVRDSTDQGAAYREMVHNILYPVMSSSGVSLVRYDVHHALPATANALIGRAAHIAVLDSELFIEKFLLVAGLKYFR, translated from the exons ATGAGCGATCTACAGGCCACACTCGAGTTCTCCCTCGAGCTTTGCAAGTTCTACAATGTCGACCTGTTCCAGCGTGG GTATTACCAGATCCGCACCGCCCTCAGAGTGTCGCCGAAACTGCCTGTCAAGGTGGAGGTTAACCAGCTGCGCAATC ACTCGTTGGAGGCACCCGGGACGAGCAAGCGCTTTCAGATCCTCTACAGAAACGAGGAGGTGACACTCGGCACTTCGGTCCTATTCCGTGCGCACGTGCTCGTGCACAGCCATAAGATCGAGGAAGTTCTCTCCCGCACCCACTTCAATCTCGGCGTCGAGTTATGGTTCAGCGAGCCGACACAACCTGGGAACATGGCCTGCGTGTCGTCTAG GGCGTTGCAGCTGAACTTCGCACCAACGAAAGGGCTTCACTATCACCTACCTGTCCTCTTCGATTATTTTCATCTAGCTGCGGTGTCCATGACGATCCATGCTTGCCTTGTGGCTCTTCATCAACCGTACATCAA CGCGCCACGTGGAGGGAAACCATGGCTGCAATTTAAACAGTCGGCTGCGAACGGAGACAACAATGCCGGGTTAGGAAATATC GAAACGACGACGAGATGCGTCGGTTCGGCGACGAGGATACAGCATGCGAAATTGGTGCAGCAGGAAGTGATCAGGCTACTTTTGGCCGCCAGAGAATCTTTGCTCAACGATTTAGCCGATCTAGCCCGGCTCCTACCCTCTTGCCAACAGAGAGCGCTCGAGCTCGCTCAGAACACGCACAAAGAAATCACCAAG ATGATGGACACGGAGGAAACTGATATCGCTCAACTCTGCGCACAAAACATTGTTCTCTGGCAACATTTTCTGGAGGCGTTCTCTGGACGGGAGGCTGTACATCAGCACCTTGCGAGAATTCATCATCAACTGAGG GTGAAGCGTTTCGCGGAGGGTTTCTTCGTGCTGGAGAATCCCAGGACCTCAGCATGGGGCTGCTACGACGCGAACTACCAGTCCTACCAAGCCGTAAGCGAAGCGGCTCGAAGATCCCGGTACCTGGCTTCCTTGCCTCCTCTTCCGGTTCACTGTCCAGAGCTGGACGGGGACCTGCACTCCCTGCCGTTGATCTTCGAGGACCAGTACGTGGACATGAAGCAGCGGCACCGAAACAGCGGCAAGTATCAGAACGACGAAAAAA TTCCCGGTATGGACGACTGCAGTTGCGGGATCGCGGCGATCCTGGAGTCGAGGTCCATGGGGATCTGGTCGCCCAGGAGCGAAGGTGCGGCCCAGGACATCGGATCCATCCAGGGTCGTCTGACGTTGACTCCTTCTACGCTTCCGGCGAGGCACAGCAAGTCCCTGGATCAGCTGGGTCCCGATATCGCTCCTGTACAACCCCGAACGTCGCCGAAGACTCTGCCTAGGTCCGTGTCTACTCAGCTGTTTCCTAGACAGAGAGGCGGTACAAGGAACGTCACTCCACCGGCGACGGTGCCCTCGAGAGGAAGACAGAGGTCCACGGCACAGTCCGGTAACACGCTTTTCCCTCCCTCGGGGCAGCAGGCCTGCTCGGCGCCAAACCCATCCCTGGGATCCACACCGGTGGTCCCTTTGCCTCGTGCCAAGTCCACACAGATGCTGGTGCTTCCTAGACAACAGATTGATCCTCAGAACACATCCATCACTTCGCTGTTGGCTGCCATGTTTCCTGAACTGCCACCTGGTGGACAGCTGCCGGGTTATAGACCCTCGAACAAGTGTGAGCAGACCCTGACGGTACCCACCTTTGTGGCGACCGTGGACCATGGACAGACGGATTGCTGGAACGAGAGCAAGACTTCCAATGTTATTGAAG ATTATCATTCCTTGGATACAAGAAGGATTCGTCTGGAGCCCCGAAGCCATCGAATAGCCACCCGACAGCCTCTGCAACCAGTAAGCAACGACCAGAACAACTTCCTGTCGAATAAGTCGAGCGTAAACGGCGACAGCTTCCTTCCGGAACAGCAACCCTTGCACACAGCCACCCTGGACAGGGTGACATATCGAGGCAACTCTCGAAAGCAGACTCATCAATCAGGCGGGAAGTACAATCAGTCGAATGGGTTGGAATCCCGCAGGTACCACACGATCGGGAAGACTGGTGGGAGCCACAACCAGCGGAATCGAGAGGTTCAGGACTCGATGAACGGCGGAGGATTACCGAACAGTCACTCGATGATATCCGATCCTCTGTACAAAAGGACGAACTACACGTCGACGACCACGGACTCCTTCTTTTATCGCACGAACGGCACCAGCGGAAGAACGCACGGTGTGACCGAGAGACCGCGAAGACCAAAGAGCACCGAGAGACTGCTGGACGAAGTCGACCGCAACGAGTACTGCGATGTCCGCAGGGAGAGACCCAGAAGAAGAGAGGAGAGGCCGGCTGTCAAGTCTCCTCGCAACGGTGTGGCGCCATGTTACGAGGACAAACGCAGGAGACCGCAGAGCGAAGAAAAAAGGACGGAAGTGACCAATGAGATGTTCTACAAAGTGATGACAGCCATGTCGGAGCCGAAGAGGAGGAGGGACAGACACGGTAGGAGACCACATTCCGCGCCTGTTTTGGACATAGATCATCCCAACGAGGAGAATAGGAAGTGTAGCCATAGAAACAGGAAGACGGCTCCACCGCCGCCTGCATATCAGGACCCTGCTGTTGCACCTCTGCCCAAGTATCGGCATCCCCCTCCAGTTCCGATCACGAGCGTTCTGGAGGTCgagaataacaataaaattattctgaAG GTGGAACCCATAAAGTCTCCCGTCGAAGCCTCAGCGACCAACGGCACGACGCCGTCCGACACCTCAAGCGCCGGTGCACCGCCGCCCAACGTGAAAAGACTGAGATGCGCCAGCGTGCCCGTGGCGCAGAACAAGGTCGTGGTGCCACGTAGCGCAGTGTCTTTGCCTTGCATGCCGATCCGCGACAGCAAGGACAGCCTTAGCAACAATCTTCCCGTCATTCCAAATCCGCTTAGTCCGCCGTCCAGTCGACCCAGCAGCCCGACGACCAGCTCCAGCTCCAGCAACCTCACGTCCGAGTGTTCCGGTTGGGTGAGCAGCGGGGACACGTCCAGTTCGGAGCAACGTCGGAACGCGAAGTTGTCGAGCGAGCAGCTCCGTCAGAAGTTGTCGAAGATCGTCCCCAGGAAGGAGAGACCAACGCCGACCAAGGAGAGCGTCGAGGAGCATTCGTACGAGGAGGTGCGACTGCCGCCGCCGAAGATGTTCCAGGACGAGCCTCCGCCCCCGGAGGAGTTCCGGGATCCGCCCGCGATCATCGACAACCCTCTGTACCACGTGTACGAGACCGTGAAGCCGGTCAGGAGTCCGAAACAGACGAAGACCGCACCCTGCAGTCCACAGAAGAACAGGGACCGAgagagggacagggacagggagaCTGCGTACGGGGTTAGGGATATCTGTCTGGATTGCTATCAGGAGGGCAAGGACCTGCTGCAGTCGACTCAGGACGACGCTGTCAACTTCAAGAAGTGCAAGGAGGAGTTCAAGCGACAGATGAGCTTCTCCGGAAAGATCTACAG AGAACGCAAGGAAGCGCAGTTGCGTTTCCATAAACGTGCCCATTCCCTTGGATACGGTGACCTTCTGACCCCGTCGTCGGTTAAACCTCTAAGATCCAATGTGCCTCTTAGTGATTATCCAACCCTGGCTTCGACCATGCCGTACTTCCACATCAGCAACGAGTACCGGCTATTCTCACCGGAAGGGGCTCACTTGATCATCTGCGTGCACGGTTTAGATGGCAATCCTGCTGATCTTCGTTTGGTCAAGACGTACTTAGAATTGAGTCTTCCCGGGGCGCATTTAGACTTTTTGATGTCTGAGAGGAATCAG GGTGACACTTTCTCGGACTTCGATAGGATGACCGACCGACTGGTAGCCGAGATACTCCACCATATTGAGACGTCGGGACTGAACCCGACGAAAGTGAGCTTTATCGGACATTCTTTAGGGACCATCATCATAAGGAGCGCTCTAACGCGGCCTCAATTACGACCGCTTCTTCCACGTTTACACACATTTCTCAGCCTGAGCGGTCCACATTTGGGGACACTCTACAACACCAGTGGATTAGTTAATGCAG GTATGTGGTTCATGCAGAAGTTGAAGAAATCAGAATCGCTTCTACAGTTGGCGATGAAAGATGCGTCAGATGTCAGACGATCGTTCATGTTCCGGTTGAGCCAGAAGAGCAATCTCGAGAAATTCAAACACGTTCTTCTTTGCGGCAGCGCGCAGGATCGATACGTTCCGCTTCATTCCGCTCGTATAGAGCTTTGCAAAGCCGCCGTACGGGATTCGACCGATCAAG GTGCAGCGTATCGAGAGATGGTGCACAACATCCTGTACCCAGTGATGTCCTCGTCGGGGGTGAGTCTGGTGAGATACGACGTGCACCACGCGTTACCGGCAACAGCGAACGCCCTGATTGGCCGAGCCGCGCACATCGCCGTCCTCGATTCCGAGCTTTTCATCGAGAAGTTCCTGTTGGTGGCGGGTCTGAAGTACTTCAGATAA
- the LOC100883831 gene encoding protein FAM135A isoform X4, whose product MSDLQATLEFSLELCKFYNVDLFQRGYYQIRTALRVSPKLPVKVEVNQLRNHSLEAPGTSKRFQILYRNEEVTLGTSVLFRAHVLVHSHKIEEVLSRTHFNLGVELWFSEPTQPGNMACVSSRALQLNFAPTKGLHYHLPVLFDYFHLAAVSMTIHACLVALHQPYIKKSILHYVQSCAPRGGKPWLQFKQSAANGDNNAGLGNIETTTRCVGSATRIQHAKLVQQEVIRLLLAARESLLNDLADLARLLPSCQQRALELAQNTHKEITKMMDTEETDIAQLCAQNIVLWQHFLEAFSGREAVHQHLARIHHQLRVKRFAEGFFVLENPRTSAWGCYDANYQSYQAVSEAARRSRYLASLPPLPVHCPELDGDLHSLPLIFEDQYVDMKQRHRNSGKYQNDEKIPGMDDCSCGIAAILESRSMGIWSPRSEGAAQDIGSIQGRLTLTPSTLPARHSKSLDQLGPDIAPVQPRTSPKTLPRSVSTQLFPRQRGGTRNVTPPATVPSRGRQRSTAQSGNTLFPPSGQQACSAPNPSLGSTPVVPLPRAKSTQMLVLPRQQIDPQNTSITSLLAAMFPELPPGGQLPGYRPSNKCEQTLTVPTFVATVDHGQTDCWNESKTSNVIEDYHSLDTRRIRLEPRSHRIATRQPLQPVSNDQNNFLSNKSSVNGDSFLPEQQPLHTATLDRVTYRGNSRKQTHQSGGKYNQSNGLESRRYHTIGKTGGSHNQRNREVQDSMNGGGLPNSHSMISDPLYKRTNYTSTTTDSFFYRTNGTSGRTHGVTERPRRPKSTERLLDEVDRNEYCDVRRERPRRREERPAVKSPRNGVAPCYEDKRRRPQSEEKRTEVTNEMFYKVMTAMSEPKRRRDRHGRRPHSAPVLDIDHPNEENRKCSHRNRKTAPPPPAYQDPAVAPLPKYRHPPPVPITSVLEVENNNKIILKVEPIKSPVEASATNGTTPSDTSSAGAPPPNVKRLRCASVPVAQNKVVVPRSAVSLPCMPIRDSKDSLSNNLPVIPNPLSPPSSRPSSPTTSSSSSNLTSECSGWVSSGDTSSSEQRRNAKLSSEQLRQKLSKIVPRKERPTPTKESVEEHSYEEVRLPPPKMFQDEPPPPEEFRDPPAIIDNPLYHVYETVKPVRSPKQTKTAPCSPQKNRDRERDRDRETAYGVRDICLDCYQEGKDLLQSTQDDAVNFKKCKEEFKRQMSFSGKIYSDYPTLASTMPYFHISNEYRLFSPEGAHLIICVHGLDGNPADLRLVKTYLELSLPGAHLDFLMSERNQGDTFSDFDRMTDRLVAEILHHIETSGLNPTKVSFIGHSLGTIIIRSALTRPQLRPLLPRLHTFLSLSGPHLGTLYNTSGLVNAGMWFMQKLKKSESLLQLAMKDASDVRRSFMFRLSQKSNLEKFKHVLLCGSAQDRYVPLHSARIELCKAAVRDSTDQGAAYREMVHNILYPVMSSSGVSLVRYDVHHALPATANALIGRAAHIAVLDSELFIEKFLLVAGLKYFR is encoded by the exons ATGAGCGATCTACAGGCCACACTCGAGTTCTCCCTCGAGCTTTGCAAGTTCTACAATGTCGACCTGTTCCAGCGTGG GTATTACCAGATCCGCACCGCCCTCAGAGTGTCGCCGAAACTGCCTGTCAAGGTGGAGGTTAACCAGCTGCGCAATC ACTCGTTGGAGGCACCCGGGACGAGCAAGCGCTTTCAGATCCTCTACAGAAACGAGGAGGTGACACTCGGCACTTCGGTCCTATTCCGTGCGCACGTGCTCGTGCACAGCCATAAGATCGAGGAAGTTCTCTCCCGCACCCACTTCAATCTCGGCGTCGAGTTATGGTTCAGCGAGCCGACACAACCTGGGAACATGGCCTGCGTGTCGTCTAG GGCGTTGCAGCTGAACTTCGCACCAACGAAAGGGCTTCACTATCACCTACCTGTCCTCTTCGATTATTTTCATCTAGCTGCGGTGTCCATGACGATCCATGCTTGCCTTGTGGCTCTTCATCAACCGTACATCAA GAAGAGCATACTTCATTATGTACAAAGCTG CGCGCCACGTGGAGGGAAACCATGGCTGCAATTTAAACAGTCGGCTGCGAACGGAGACAACAATGCCGGGTTAGGAAATATC GAAACGACGACGAGATGCGTCGGTTCGGCGACGAGGATACAGCATGCGAAATTGGTGCAGCAGGAAGTGATCAGGCTACTTTTGGCCGCCAGAGAATCTTTGCTCAACGATTTAGCCGATCTAGCCCGGCTCCTACCCTCTTGCCAACAGAGAGCGCTCGAGCTCGCTCAGAACACGCACAAAGAAATCACCAAG ATGATGGACACGGAGGAAACTGATATCGCTCAACTCTGCGCACAAAACATTGTTCTCTGGCAACATTTTCTGGAGGCGTTCTCTGGACGGGAGGCTGTACATCAGCACCTTGCGAGAATTCATCATCAACTGAGG GTGAAGCGTTTCGCGGAGGGTTTCTTCGTGCTGGAGAATCCCAGGACCTCAGCATGGGGCTGCTACGACGCGAACTACCAGTCCTACCAAGCCGTAAGCGAAGCGGCTCGAAGATCCCGGTACCTGGCTTCCTTGCCTCCTCTTCCGGTTCACTGTCCAGAGCTGGACGGGGACCTGCACTCCCTGCCGTTGATCTTCGAGGACCAGTACGTGGACATGAAGCAGCGGCACCGAAACAGCGGCAAGTATCAGAACGACGAAAAAA TTCCCGGTATGGACGACTGCAGTTGCGGGATCGCGGCGATCCTGGAGTCGAGGTCCATGGGGATCTGGTCGCCCAGGAGCGAAGGTGCGGCCCAGGACATCGGATCCATCCAGGGTCGTCTGACGTTGACTCCTTCTACGCTTCCGGCGAGGCACAGCAAGTCCCTGGATCAGCTGGGTCCCGATATCGCTCCTGTACAACCCCGAACGTCGCCGAAGACTCTGCCTAGGTCCGTGTCTACTCAGCTGTTTCCTAGACAGAGAGGCGGTACAAGGAACGTCACTCCACCGGCGACGGTGCCCTCGAGAGGAAGACAGAGGTCCACGGCACAGTCCGGTAACACGCTTTTCCCTCCCTCGGGGCAGCAGGCCTGCTCGGCGCCAAACCCATCCCTGGGATCCACACCGGTGGTCCCTTTGCCTCGTGCCAAGTCCACACAGATGCTGGTGCTTCCTAGACAACAGATTGATCCTCAGAACACATCCATCACTTCGCTGTTGGCTGCCATGTTTCCTGAACTGCCACCTGGTGGACAGCTGCCGGGTTATAGACCCTCGAACAAGTGTGAGCAGACCCTGACGGTACCCACCTTTGTGGCGACCGTGGACCATGGACAGACGGATTGCTGGAACGAGAGCAAGACTTCCAATGTTATTGAAG ATTATCATTCCTTGGATACAAGAAGGATTCGTCTGGAGCCCCGAAGCCATCGAATAGCCACCCGACAGCCTCTGCAACCAGTAAGCAACGACCAGAACAACTTCCTGTCGAATAAGTCGAGCGTAAACGGCGACAGCTTCCTTCCGGAACAGCAACCCTTGCACACAGCCACCCTGGACAGGGTGACATATCGAGGCAACTCTCGAAAGCAGACTCATCAATCAGGCGGGAAGTACAATCAGTCGAATGGGTTGGAATCCCGCAGGTACCACACGATCGGGAAGACTGGTGGGAGCCACAACCAGCGGAATCGAGAGGTTCAGGACTCGATGAACGGCGGAGGATTACCGAACAGTCACTCGATGATATCCGATCCTCTGTACAAAAGGACGAACTACACGTCGACGACCACGGACTCCTTCTTTTATCGCACGAACGGCACCAGCGGAAGAACGCACGGTGTGACCGAGAGACCGCGAAGACCAAAGAGCACCGAGAGACTGCTGGACGAAGTCGACCGCAACGAGTACTGCGATGTCCGCAGGGAGAGACCCAGAAGAAGAGAGGAGAGGCCGGCTGTCAAGTCTCCTCGCAACGGTGTGGCGCCATGTTACGAGGACAAACGCAGGAGACCGCAGAGCGAAGAAAAAAGGACGGAAGTGACCAATGAGATGTTCTACAAAGTGATGACAGCCATGTCGGAGCCGAAGAGGAGGAGGGACAGACACGGTAGGAGACCACATTCCGCGCCTGTTTTGGACATAGATCATCCCAACGAGGAGAATAGGAAGTGTAGCCATAGAAACAGGAAGACGGCTCCACCGCCGCCTGCATATCAGGACCCTGCTGTTGCACCTCTGCCCAAGTATCGGCATCCCCCTCCAGTTCCGATCACGAGCGTTCTGGAGGTCgagaataacaataaaattattctgaAG GTGGAACCCATAAAGTCTCCCGTCGAAGCCTCAGCGACCAACGGCACGACGCCGTCCGACACCTCAAGCGCCGGTGCACCGCCGCCCAACGTGAAAAGACTGAGATGCGCCAGCGTGCCCGTGGCGCAGAACAAGGTCGTGGTGCCACGTAGCGCAGTGTCTTTGCCTTGCATGCCGATCCGCGACAGCAAGGACAGCCTTAGCAACAATCTTCCCGTCATTCCAAATCCGCTTAGTCCGCCGTCCAGTCGACCCAGCAGCCCGACGACCAGCTCCAGCTCCAGCAACCTCACGTCCGAGTGTTCCGGTTGGGTGAGCAGCGGGGACACGTCCAGTTCGGAGCAACGTCGGAACGCGAAGTTGTCGAGCGAGCAGCTCCGTCAGAAGTTGTCGAAGATCGTCCCCAGGAAGGAGAGACCAACGCCGACCAAGGAGAGCGTCGAGGAGCATTCGTACGAGGAGGTGCGACTGCCGCCGCCGAAGATGTTCCAGGACGAGCCTCCGCCCCCGGAGGAGTTCCGGGATCCGCCCGCGATCATCGACAACCCTCTGTACCACGTGTACGAGACCGTGAAGCCGGTCAGGAGTCCGAAACAGACGAAGACCGCACCCTGCAGTCCACAGAAGAACAGGGACCGAgagagggacagggacagggagaCTGCGTACGGGGTTAGGGATATCTGTCTGGATTGCTATCAGGAGGGCAAGGACCTGCTGCAGTCGACTCAGGACGACGCTGTCAACTTCAAGAAGTGCAAGGAGGAGTTCAAGCGACAGATGAGCTTCTCCGGAAAGATCTACAG TGATTATCCAACCCTGGCTTCGACCATGCCGTACTTCCACATCAGCAACGAGTACCGGCTATTCTCACCGGAAGGGGCTCACTTGATCATCTGCGTGCACGGTTTAGATGGCAATCCTGCTGATCTTCGTTTGGTCAAGACGTACTTAGAATTGAGTCTTCCCGGGGCGCATTTAGACTTTTTGATGTCTGAGAGGAATCAG GGTGACACTTTCTCGGACTTCGATAGGATGACCGACCGACTGGTAGCCGAGATACTCCACCATATTGAGACGTCGGGACTGAACCCGACGAAAGTGAGCTTTATCGGACATTCTTTAGGGACCATCATCATAAGGAGCGCTCTAACGCGGCCTCAATTACGACCGCTTCTTCCACGTTTACACACATTTCTCAGCCTGAGCGGTCCACATTTGGGGACACTCTACAACACCAGTGGATTAGTTAATGCAG GTATGTGGTTCATGCAGAAGTTGAAGAAATCAGAATCGCTTCTACAGTTGGCGATGAAAGATGCGTCAGATGTCAGACGATCGTTCATGTTCCGGTTGAGCCAGAAGAGCAATCTCGAGAAATTCAAACACGTTCTTCTTTGCGGCAGCGCGCAGGATCGATACGTTCCGCTTCATTCCGCTCGTATAGAGCTTTGCAAAGCCGCCGTACGGGATTCGACCGATCAAG GTGCAGCGTATCGAGAGATGGTGCACAACATCCTGTACCCAGTGATGTCCTCGTCGGGGGTGAGTCTGGTGAGATACGACGTGCACCACGCGTTACCGGCAACAGCGAACGCCCTGATTGGCCGAGCCGCGCACATCGCCGTCCTCGATTCCGAGCTTTTCATCGAGAAGTTCCTGTTGGTGGCGGGTCTGAAGTACTTCAGATAA